The DNA sequence TTTCTCTCTGATGGTGAAGGATAAGACTGAAGGCAAGAATGCCCCAGAATTAATTTTGGAGAAGCCCCTGGACCGGGAACACCAGAGCTCCCATCTTCTGGTTCTGACTGCACTGGATGGGGGTGACCCAGTCCGAAGTGGCACCATTCAAATCAGGATTGAGATCACTGATGCCAACGATAATCCCCCAGTGTTCAGTCAGGATGTGTACAAAGTTAGCCTTCCAGAGAACTTGCCCTTGGGCACCTCTATGCTAAAGGTGACAGCCATTGATCAGGATGAGGGCATCGATGCGGAGATCACCTACTCCTTCAAAACACTAAGAGATTTTGGAAATATGTTTATGCTAGACCAtcaaaatggagaaattaaatCCAAAGGTCCTATAGACTTCGAAATCAGTAGTAGCTATACCATGAGCATAGAAGCCAAGGATGGTGGAGGCATGGCCActgaatgtaaaattataatagaaatttTAGATGAGAATGACAATGCCCCAGAGGTTATTTTCACTTCAGTGTCTAATTCCATAACCGAGGACGCAGAACACGGGATGGTGATTGCTCTGTTCAAAACACATGACAAAGATTCAGGCGAAAATGGAGAAGTCACATGcctcataaaagaaaaagttcctTTCAGAATTGAATCTTCTGCCAATAATTACTACAAGCTTTTAACAGATGGGTCTCTGGACAGGGAGAAGACTCCTTCATACAATGTCACCATCACAGCCACAGACAGGGGAAAGCCACCTCTTTCCTCCAGTTCTAGTATCATTCTGCACATCGCAGATGTCAACGACAATGCACCAATTTTCGAACAGGCTTTCTATTTGGTCCACATTGCCGAGAACAACCCTCTTGGAACCTCCATCACCCAAGTCCGCGCCTCCGACCCGGACGTGGGGCCCAACGGTCGCGTCTCCTACTCCATCGTCGCCAGCGAC is a window from the Mustela nigripes isolate SB6536 unplaced genomic scaffold, MUSNIG.SB6536 HiC_scaffold_2212, whole genome shotgun sequence genome containing:
- the LOC132008924 gene encoding protocadherin gamma-B7-like, encoding MGTRAKQRSLTRQRKVLFPFLLPLFCGGLSEQIRYSIPEEMARGSVVGNLAEDLGLHVQDLLNRNLRVSAEKQYFTINTENGNILVSDRIDRESLCSQSTLCVVPLEIVAENPLNVFHITVRIEDINDNPPYFPQNSIVLQINELAILGTRFGLESAIDADVGPNSLQSYQLSYNEYFSLMVKDKTEGKNAPELILEKPLDREHQSSHLLVLTALDGGDPVRSGTIQIRIEITDANDNPPVFSQDVYKVSLPENLPLGTSMLKVTAIDQDEGIDAEITYSFKTLRDFGNMFMLDHQNGEIKSKGPIDFEISSSYTMSIEAKDGGGMATECKIIIEILDENDNAPEVIFTSVSNSITEDAEHGMVIALFKTHDKDSGENGEVTCLIKEKVPFRIESSANNYYKLLTDGSLDREKTPSYNVTITATDRGKPPLSSSSSIILHIADVNDNAPIFEQAFYLVHIAENNPLGTSITQVRASDPDVGPNGRVSYSIVASD